Below is a window of Bacillales bacterium DNA.
TCTGTGATATTGTCATGCTGTAACGCTTCAATGAAAATGTCACTATGGGACAGGAGACACTTTCATTGAGCAGAAAAGAACTGAAGCGTTACACCGTTGTCAAACAAGTCATGAATCATCAGTTAACGACAAAGGAGGCTGCGGAACTACTCGATCTTAGTACCCGTCAGATTTTCCGTCTTAAGAACAAAATTTTACAGGAAGGAGAACCCGGTGTCATTCACAAAAACCGCGGACGCAAACCTGCACATGCCA
It encodes the following:
- a CDS encoding helix-turn-helix domain-containing protein; its protein translation is MSRKELKRYTVVKQVMNHQLTTKEAAELLDLSTRQIFRLKNKILQEGEPGVIHKNRGRKPAHA